In Phragmites australis chromosome 17, lpPhrAust1.1, whole genome shotgun sequence, the following are encoded in one genomic region:
- the LOC133897412 gene encoding potassium transporter 23-like: MDDGGIQEEPPSARFLTPTRSGGSRWVDGSEVDSLEEDRSVGDAAAAAVSRASSGAFRRRLGKRPRRVDSLDVEAMNVRGAHGHSDKKLSLLSTAAMAFQTLGVVYGDMGTSPLYVFSDVFSKVPIKSEVEILGALSLVMYTIALIPFAKYVFIVLKANDNGEGGTFALYSLICRYAKVSLLPNQQRVDEQISSFRLKLPTPELERAMCVKDYLEKKPLFKNTLLFLVLMGTSMVIGDGILTPSMSVMSAVSGLQGQVPGFDTDAVVVISIFVLLLLFSVQRFGTGKVGFMFAPILALWFLNLGSIGIYNIIKYDISVVKAFNPVYIYLFFKINGIKAWSALGGCVLCITGAEAMFADLGHFSVKSIQVAFTAVVFPCLLIAYMGQAAFLMKNPLAVERIFYDSVPKALFWPVFVIATLAAMIASQAMISATFSCIKQAMALGCFPRIKVIHTSKRVMGQIYIPVMNWFLMVMCIIIVATFRSTNDIANAYGIAEVGVMMVSTALVTLVMLLIWQTNLFLVVCFPILFGVVEFVYLTAVLSKIQEGGWLPLAFSSLFLCIMYTWNYGSVLKYQSEMRGKISLDFILDLGATLGTVRVPGIGLVYNELVQGIPSIFGQLLVTLPAMHSTIVFVCIKYVPIPSVPLEERFLFRRVGQKDYHMFRCVARYGYKDVRKEDHGFFEQLLVESLEKFLRREAQEIALEANTMEAERDDVSVVSDVPPSPAGAGDLRVPLLSDQRLVDDNRIVTSEGSAPLLPSSSMSAEEDPGLEYELATLREAMASGFTYLLAHGDVRARKESFFTKKFIINYFYAFLRRNCRAGTATLKVPHSNIMRVGMTYMV, encoded by the exons ATGGACGACGGCGGGATCCAAGAGGAGCCTCCGTCGGCGCGGTTCCTGACGCCGACGCGGTCGGGGGGATCGCGGTGGGTGGACGGCAGCGAGGTCGACTCGCTCGAGGAGGACCGCTCGGTcggggacgcggcggcggcggcggtgtcgCGGGCGTCCTCGGGAGCGTTCCGGCGGCGGCTCGGGAAGCGGCCCCGTCGGGTCGACTCGCTCGACGTCGAGGCCATGAACGTGCGCGGCGCGCACGGACACAGCGACAAG AAACTATCCTTGTTGAGCACTGCCGCGATGGCGTTTCAAACCCTCGGTGTGGTTTACGGCGACATGGGCACAAGCCCTCTTTATGTCTTCAGCGATGTGTTCAGCAAGGTGCCGATAAAGTCGGAGGTCGAGATCCTGGGAGCGCTTTCGCTGGTCATGTACACGATCGCGTTAATCCCTTTCGCGAAATACGTCTTTATAGTGCTGAAAGCTAACGACAATGGTGAAG GGGGTACTTTTGCACTGTATTCATTGATTTGCAGGTATGCAAAAGTTAGTCTGCTTCCGAATCAGCAGCGTGTGGATGAACAAATCTCTAGTTTTAGGCTTAAGTTGCCAACTCCTGAACTTGAGCGTGCTATGTGTGTCAAAGACTACCTAGAAAAGAAGCCACTCTTCAAAAACactctcttgttcttggttcTGATGGGGACTTCCATGGTAATCGGAGATGGCATTCTCACTCCATCAATGTCAG TCATGTCTGCTGTCAGTGGCCTCCAGGGTCAAGTTCCTGGGTTTGACACAG ATGCTGTTGTAGTCATCTCCATCTTTGTTCTTCTGCTATTGTTTAGCGTGCAGAGGTTTGGGACGGGCAAAGTTGGATTCATGTTTGCTCCTATTTTGGCACTGTGGTTTCTTAATTTGGGCTCCATcggaatttataatattattaaataTGATATATCCGTTGTCAAAGCATTCAATCCAGTGTATATCTATTTGTTTTTCAAGATTAACGGCATTAAAGCATGGTCAGCTCTTGGTGGTTGTGTCTTGTGCATCACAG GAGCTGAAGCAATGTTTGCTGATTTGGGCCATTTCTCTGTCAAATCAATACAG GTAGCATTTACCGCTGTGGTATTCCCTTGCCTGCTTATTGCTTACATGGGTCAAGCCGCGTTTTTGATGAAAAATCCACTTGCAGTAGAAAGAATATTTTATGATTCTGTACCAA AGGCTCTATTCTGGCCAGTATTTGTGATTGCTACACTTGCTGCTATGATTGCTAGCCAAGCTATGATATCTGCGACCTTCTCTTGCATAAAGCAGGCTATGGCTCTTGGTTGCTTTCCCCGGATTAAAGTAATTCATACTTCCAAGAGAGTCATGGGCCAGATTTACATACCAGTGATGAATTGGTTTCTCATGGTCATGTGCATCATCATCGTGGCCACTTTCAGGAGTACCAACGATATTGCTAATGCATATG GCATTGCTGAAGTTGGAGTCATGATGGTTAGCACTGCACTGGTGACTTTGGTGATGCTTCTTATATGGCAAACCAACTTGTTCCTTGTGGTCTGCTTCCCTATTCTTTTTGGTGTAGTAGAGTTTGTTTACTTAACAGCAGTCCTGTCAAAGATACAAGAAGGAGGGTGGTTACCTCTGGCTTTCTCATCGTTGTTTCTCTGCATAATGTACACATGGAACTACGGAAGTGTGTTGAAGTACCAGAGCGAGATGCGTGGCAAGATATCCCTAGACTTCATTCTTGACCTGGGAGCCACACTTGGCACCGTGAGAGTTCCAGGGATTGGACTTGTGTACAACGAGCTGGTCCAGGGTATCCCGTCAATCTTTGGCCAACTGTTGGTCACACTGCCAGCAATGCACTCCACTATCGTATTCGTTTGCATAAAGTATGTTCCCATCCCGTCTGTCCCGCTTGAAGAAAGGTTCCTGTTCCGAAGGGTTGGCCAGAAGGACTACCACATGTTTCGCTGTGTTGCGCGCTATGGTTATAAGGATGTAAGGAAAGAGGATCATGGCTTCTTTGAGCAACTTTTGGTTGAGAGCCTTGAGAAATTTCTGAGGAGGGAAGCCCAGGAAATCGCGCTTGAAGCGAACACAATGGAGGCAGAGCGTGACGACGTTTCTGTTGTATCTGACGTACCTCCATCTCCTGCTGGCGCTGGGGATCTGCGCGTTCCACTGCTTTCTGATCAGAGATTGGTGGATGACAACAGAATTGTCACCTCGGAAGGTAGTGCTCCTTTACTTCCCTCCAGCTCCATGTCTGCAGAAGAAGACCCTGGTTTAGAGTACGAGCTGGCAACTTTGAGAGAAGCCATGGCATCTGGGTTCACATATCTCTTGGCCCATGGCGACGTGAGGGCGAGGAAGGAATCATTCTTCACGAAGAAGTTTATCATCAACTATTTCTACGCATTCCTCAGGAGGAATTGCAGGGCTGGCACTGCAACCCTGAAGGTCCCTCACTCAAACATCATGCGTGTCGGTATGACTTACATGGTCTGA